Proteins encoded within one genomic window of Ranitomeya variabilis isolate aRanVar5 chromosome 4, aRanVar5.hap1, whole genome shotgun sequence:
- the LOC143770440 gene encoding myeloid cell surface antigen CD33-like, whose protein sequence is MGLSILAVLPLIWKGIVCQVPFPVPGFDISVNSSVSVQEGLCVTIPCSFIADGRKTFNNTSGYWIRRQSHVNVYYIVATNNRSTAVKKTNFHLTGNPDTGDCTLTITDAKEEDNGIYYFRFVESRSSTLKYNYNREAITAITVTGKCECIRQ, encoded by the coding sequence GTATCGTGTGCCAGGTGCCTTTTCCAGTGCCGGGCTTTGATATCAGCGTGAAttctagtgtcagtgtacaggagggtCTCTGTGTGACGATTCCATGCTCCTTCATCGCTGACGGTAGAAAGACATTCAACAATACCTCTGGGTACTGGATACGGAGGCAGTCACATGTAAATGTGTATTATATCGTAGCCACCAACAATAGATCCACTGCTGTGAAAAAAACAAACTTCCACCTAACGGGAAATCCCGATACTGGAGACTGCACCCTGACAATCACTGACGCCAAGGAAGAAGACAATGGGATTTATTACTTCAGATTTGTAGAAAGTAGATCCAGTACATTGAAATATAATTATAACAGAGAAGCAATAACCGCCATTACTGTGACCGGTAAGTGTGAGTGTATCCGGCAGTGA